A genomic stretch from Heterodontus francisci isolate sHetFra1 chromosome 23, sHetFra1.hap1, whole genome shotgun sequence includes:
- the LOC137382628 gene encoding endoplasmic reticulum resident protein 29-like has protein sequence MAAAGSTFLLFLTAAFLHLFIPTGALHTVGSLPLDTITFYKVIPKQKYVLVKIDTQYPYGEKQDEFKRLAENSASSKELLVAEVGVSDYGEKENSDLGVKYNVEKDDYPAYLLFINGDLENPVRYTGEIKEDAIQQWLKSKGVWVGMLGCLEEYDSLAAEFRSTSAQEERQKIVEKVKAMVQEMPESEQKLAEQYHKIMSKVLVQGDSFVHSEIVRIGKLLGESKMSSAKKVEFQKRQNILSSFQIPSIAKEDL, from the exons ATGGCAGCAGCCGGCAGCACTTTCCTCCTCTTCCTGACCGCAGCATTTTTGCACCTTTTTATTCCCACTGGAGCCCTGCACACAGTCGGTTCGCTCCCTCTAGACACCATCACTTTTTACAAG GTTATTCCCAAACAGAAGTATGTCCTGGTAAAGATTGACACGCAGTATCCATATGGAGAGAAACAGGATGAGTTTAAGAGATTAGCGGAAAACTCTGCTTCCAGCAAGGAGCTCTTGGTGGCTGAGGTGGGAGTATCAG ATTATGGTGAAAAGGAAAATTCAGATCTTGGGGTGAAATACAATGTGGAAAAGGATGACTATCCTGCCTACTTGCTGTTCATTAATGGGGATTTGGAGAATCCAGTCCGGTACACCGGAGAGATTAAAGAGGATGCCATTCAGCAGTGGTTGAAGAGTAAAGGTGTGTGGGTTGGGATGCTTGGCTGTCTGGAAGAGTACGATTCGCTGGCTGCGGAGTTTCGCAGCACAAGCGCCCAGGAAGAGCGCCAGAAGATCGTGGAGAAGGTGAAGGCCATGGTGCAGGAGATGCCAGAGTCTGAGCAGAAATTGGCAGAACAGTACCACAAAATTATGAGCAAGGTCCTGGTGCAAGGCGACTCGTTCGTCCATTCTGAGATTGTGCGGATTGGCAAACTGCTGGGAGAGAGCAAGATGAGCTCAGCTAAGAAGGTGGAGTTTCAGAAACGCCAGAACATCCTGAGTTCATTTCAAATACCCAGCATAGCAAAAGAGGATTTGTAA